A genomic region of Bacteroidales bacterium contains the following coding sequences:
- a CDS encoding response regulator, with protein MQNTNSKSIDILIVEDNSGDARLIREVLKEGKIMNSLHIVKDGVEAMEFLYKKGKYENTPNPDLIILDLNLPRKDGREVLAEIKENNELKKIPIVIMTTSQAEEDILRSYNLHANCYITKPLDLNQFIKVVKSIEDFWFSVVKLPPKE; from the coding sequence ATGCAAAACACAAACAGCAAATCAATAGACATTCTCATTGTGGAGGATAATTCTGGTGATGCACGACTTATCAGGGAAGTGCTTAAAGAAGGTAAAATCATGAATTCTCTCCACATTGTCAAAGATGGTGTAGAAGCAATGGAATTCCTTTATAAAAAAGGGAAGTATGAAAATACTCCTAACCCCGACCTTATAATATTAGACCTTAATCTTCCCAGAAAAGACGGACGTGAAGTTCTTGCCGAAATAAAAGAAAATAATGAACTAAAAAAAATCCCTATAGTTATAATGACTACTTCGCAAGCAGAAGAAGATATTTTAAGGTCTTACAATTTACATGCTAATTGTTACATAACAAAACCTCTTGACTTGAATCAGTTTATAAAAGTAGTTAAATCAATTGAAGATTTTTGGTTTTCAGTTGTTAAGCTGCCACCGAAAGAATAA